The genome window tattttaaatcatactttatttttctccttatgaacatttaaaaataaaatcttgatctgaaataaatttttgttgctattgttgaggtagggtctcactatgcatctAGGCTGCCCtcaactcctgatccccctgcctcataatccagagtgctgagattataggtagcAATgatcagtttttgttgttgttgttgttttcaagaaagggtttctctgtgtgtagacctggctggccttgaactcacagggatccacctgcctctgcctcccaagtgctgggactaaaggcatgcactactacgCCTGGCACAATGATCAGTTTATAGCAAGCTAGGACATCAGTCCTCTTTAAGTGAGTAAAGCTGCCCTGAGGTTCTCCTAAAACCACTGACCTAATGCCAGAATTTATAGCACATTTCTCAACTCAAGGCGAAAAAAgacatattagaaaaaaatgtgctGACATGATGGCTCACATCCATACTTACAGttgggaggccgagacaggaggaGTCCTCTAAGTTTTAGACCCAGCTTCGGCTTGAGTGACATAATTACAGAGTTGTAATTCTTTTCATGGAACCCTTGGAGCCAGTGAGTTTCATACTTTAGAATTTCTTGGACTgtgtaaatatgtaataaaaaagaTAGTGCATACCACAATCAACACAGCACTCATAAGGAAAGGCATTTCTGCAGAGAATCTAAAGTATAGGATTACGTGGAAGAAATACTTCCAATTGCCTCATGTCAGATAAAATCAAGTTTTGCTGCTAAACTATATAATCACATCCTCTTGAATTCAGTCATTTCTACTCATAGAAATTATTTTGAAACTGTAAACAtagctatttttttcttaaaaataatgagtGTTTTGGGTATAtcttaacaaaaacaataaatttttaatttaggtttttttttttttttttttgttttttcttgccaGAGTGCTATAAAAACTAAGTTCCCATTACTGGAAAATAACAAATGGCTGACCAGATTTAATGAAACTTACCTGAAAAGTGCAAGCCTGCTACTTCTCCTAGGTTTGGCTCTTCGGTTGACTTGCAAGTGCCAGACTATCTGGTTCAGTGGTATCGTCCTTAGGAATTTGGAAGACAGGGCTGCTTTTGATTCCGTGCCACCCCAGATGTATGAACCCAATTAAAGGTACCATAACAATCAGAACTTTGTATTCTCTCCAGAGGTTCTGAAAGTTCATAGTCTGTTGATATCAGTacacctaaggaaaaaaaattacatttaaaggaaaaaaaattaaaattaaaccaaCCCCTAAACATAAATGGTCTCAAATCATGCCTACAAACACAAACAGTATAGTGCACTTCAATAACGTTCACTTAcaggctagagatggctcagtggttaagagtacttgctgctcttctagcgtgcctgggtttagttcccagtacctacaaagcagctcacaaccacctgtaactccaattcgaGGGGGTCCAACATCCAGGTCTCTGCTGACATTGGGCACACATGCAGTACAGACATCTAATGAAAGCAACCTCTAATATACACAGTAAAAAAAGCTGATTATGAAGCAATTTCTCGAAAGTTAAGACTGAGCTCCTGCTTGGGGGCACTGGCCTAGAATTTCCAGAATGCGATGATAATGAACTCCTCAGAGTGTTGTGAGCCTGTCACAGATTCCAGAGGTTGACAATGGTCTCGTGCTACTTGCCCTAAATCAGAGCACAGGTGTCTGTATCATTCATTCAGTTGGATTAGTTATGTTTACTTTAGCTTGTTCTTCCTACAGAACAGCAAGGCTGAATGAACAGATATACCTCTACCTTGTTACAGAACATGGGTAATTACACCTAGGGGCCACAAAAGTAAAACAGTGAAATACATACTTCAGACcacaagtattttaaaatttatttcatttctatctATGATGGCAACTACTCTCTCTTCATTTCTACATAAAGAAGATTTCTTGGTGGCAGAATGACATTAAGGTGGAGGGAGAAAAAAGTCCCAAACACTTGGGTTCTAGATATCAGATTACCCTGTTCCTGTAACAGTGTCAATTAAAATAACTGTTTGGTTATTTTCCCCTAACAATTTGAatacaggtttttattattattattattattattattattattatttttttaaacaggagaTTCATAGTTTGCCTCTGAGGTTTCCTGGGCGCCATCTGCTGGTGCTTTAGGCACAGTGTAAGGAGttcattctgctttttaaaatatatgagaaaCAACACTTGCACAAAATGCAACGCAGTCATGAAGAGAACATCAGCTAGGGTGTTAGAATTAATTGATCCAGATCTCATGTTTAGGATGGTTGATATTTACTATAACTTCATGCCTTTAATGAAAATGTTGATGTTGGATATTTCTGAATTCATTATTTCTGAATTCCAATCATTGCCTCTaatagttcttttaaaaatttagtcaTTGTAAAAATAGTTCAtgttattttcaatttaaatagcTGTTCAAGCTTGGCCCTCAGTATAGACACCAGGTACA of Peromyscus maniculatus bairdii isolate BWxNUB_F1_BW_parent chromosome 4, HU_Pman_BW_mat_3.1, whole genome shotgun sequence contains these proteins:
- the LOC143266731 gene encoding uncharacterized protein LOC143266731, translated to MNFQNLWREYKVLIVMVPLIGFIHLGWHGIKSSPVFQIPKDDTTEPDSLALASQPKSQT